From a single Balearica regulorum gibbericeps isolate bBalReg1 chromosome 11, bBalReg1.pri, whole genome shotgun sequence genomic region:
- the SLITRK2 gene encoding SLIT and NTRK-like protein 2 produces the protein MLKGVWLLSLLTVAGISQTESRKPAKDICSKSRCPCEEKENVLNINCENKGFTTVSLLLPPPSKIYQLFLNGNALTRLFPNEFVNYSNAVTLHLGNNDMQEIRTGAFSGLRTLKRLHLNNNKLEVLKEDTFLGLESLEYLQADYNYISAIEAGAFSKLNKLKVLILNDNLLLSLPSNVFRFVLLTHLDLRGNRLKMMPFAGVLEHIGGIMEIQLEENPWNCTCDLLPLKAWLDTITVFVGEIVCETPFRLHGKDVTQLTRQDLCPRKSSSDSNQKEKHPVLSDPHISRLSPTANSAINPTRAPKASRPPKTRNRPTPRVTVSKDRQIFGPIMVYQTKSPVPITCPAGCICTSQSSDNGLNVNCQEKKISNISDLHPRPTSPKKLYLTSNYLQVIYRTDLIEYSSLDLLHLGNNRIAVIQEGAFTNLTSLRRLYLNGNYLEILYPSMFDGLHSLQYLYLEYNVIKEILPRTFDALSNLHLLFLNNNLLRSLPDNVFGGTSLTRLNLRNNHFSHLPVRGVLDQLSALIQIDLQENPWDCTCDILGLRNWIEQVTDQNNQQSNPPVVINEVICESPTKHSGEHLKFLSKEAICPENPNLSDSSLLSMNQNTDRPHLLGVSPSSYPEIHTEVPLSVLILGLLVVFILSVCFGAGLFVFVLKRRKGVQSMPSSANNLDISSFQLQYGSYNAETHDKTEGHVYNYIPPPVGQMCQNPIYMQKEGDPVAYYRNLHEFSYSNLDHKKEDPTSLAFTISAAELLEKQSSPREPELLYQNIAERVKELPTGGLVHYNFCTLPKRQFAPSYESRRQNQDRINKTVLYGTPRKYFAEQSKPEHPLLQGKLQTEPDYLEVLEKQTAISQL, from the coding sequence ATGCTGAAGGGTGTTTGGTTGCTCAGTTTGTTAACAGTGGCTGGGATCTCGCAAACAGAGAGTCGCAAACCTGCCAAAGACATTTGCAGCAAGAGCCGCTGCCCTTGCGAGGAGAAGGAGAATGTGCTGAACATTAATTGTGAAAACAAAGGATTTACAACTGTCAGCCTCCTTCTGCCGCCACCATCCAAGATCTACCAGCTGTTTCTCAATGGGAATGCGCTGACCCGCCTGTTCCCCAATGAGTTCGTCAACTACTCCAACGCCGTGACCCTCCACTTGGGCAACAACGACATGCAGGAGATCCGCACAGGGGCCTTCAGTGGCCTCCGCACCCTCAAGAGGCTGCATCTCAATAACAACAAGCTGGAAGTGCTGAAGGAGGACACATTCCTGGGGTTGGAGAGTCTGGAGTACCTGCAGGCCGATTACAATTACATCAGTGCCATTGAGGCGGGGGCCTTTAGCAAGCTAAACAAGCTCAAGGTACTGATTCTCAATGACAACCtcctgctgtccctgcccagcaATGTCTTCCGCTTCGTGCTCCTCACTCACCTGGACCTGCGGGGGAACCGGCTGAAGATGATGCCGTTTGCTGGTGTGCTGGAGCACATTGGAGGCATCATGGAAATCCAGCTGGAGGAAAACCCTTGGAACTGCACCTGCGACTTGCTGCCACTCAAGGCCTGGCTAGACACCATCACCGTGTTTGTGGGTGAGATAGTCTGCGAAACCCCCTTCAGGCTTCATGGAAAAGATGTGACCCAGCTCACCAGGCAAGATCTCTGCCCTAGGAAAAGCTCCAGTGATtcaaaccagaaggaaaaacaccCTGTCCTCTCAGACCCACACATCTCGAGGCTATCGCCCACAGCCAACTCTGCCATCAATCCCACCAGAGCCCCGAAAGCCAGCCGGCCACCCAAAACCAGGAACCGCCCCACACCCCGTGTCACTGTGtcaaaagacagacaaatatTTGGACCTATCATGGTTTACCAGACAAAGTCTCCTGTGCCCATCACCTGCCCGGCTGGCTGCATCTGTACTTCACAGAGCTCAGACAATGGCTTAAATGTGAACTgccaagagaaaaagataagTAACATCTCTGATCTGCACCCTAGGCCGACCAGTCCAAAGAAACTTTACCTTACCAGTAACTATCTGCAAGTCATTTATAGAACCGATCTCATAGAGTACAGCTCTCTGGATTTGTTACATCTAGGAAATAACAGAATTGCAGTGATACAAGAAGGTGCCTTTACAAACCTCACAAGTTTACGTAGACTTTATCTTAATGGCAACTACCTTGAGATTCTGTACCCATCTATGTTTGATGGGCTGCACAGCCTGCAGTATCTCTACCTAGAGTACAATGTCATTAAGGAGATCCTGCCACGCACCTTTGATGCTCTGAGTAATCTTCATCTGTTATTTCTCAATAACAACCTGCTTAGATCCTTGCCTGACAACGTCTTTGGCGGCACTTCCCTCACCAGACTCAACCTTAGAAACAACCATTTCTCACACCTGCCTGTGAGAGGAGTCTTGGACCAGCTCTCGGCTCTAATTCAGATAGACCTCCAAGAGAACCCTTGGGACTGCACATGTGACATCCTGGGGCTGAGGAACTGGATAGAGCAAGTCACTGACCAGAACAACCAGCAGTCAAATCCCCCCGTAGTTATCAACGAAGTCATATGCGAGTCTCCCACCAAGCACTCTGGAGAGCATCTGAAATTCCTGAGCAAAGAAGCCATCTGCCCAGAGAACCCCAACTTGTCAgattcttctctcctctccatgAATCAGAACACAGATAGACCTCATCTCCTTGGTGTCTCACCCAGCTCATACCCAGAAATACACACTGAAGTTCCGCTGTCTGTCTTAATTTTAGGCTTGCtggttgtgtttattttgtcagTCTGTTTTGGGGCAGGCCTGTTTGTCTTTGTCCTTAAGCGCCGGAAGGGAGTGCAAAGCATGCCCAGCAGCGCAAACAACTTAGATATAAGTTCATTTCAGCTCCAGTACGGGTCTTACAACGCTGAGACCCACGATAAAACTGAAGGACATGTTTATAACTACATTCCCCCTCCTGTTGGACAGATGTGCCAAAACCCAATCTACATGCAAAAGGAAGGGGATCCAGTTGCCTATTACAGGAATCTCCATGAGTTTAGCTATAGCAATCTTGACCACAAAAAGGAGGACCCCACCAGTCTTGCATTTACAATCAGTGCAGCTGAATTACTGGAAAAGCAATCCTCGCCAAGGGAACCAGAGCTTCTGTatcaaaatattgcagaaagGGTCAAGGAACTCCCCACCGGAGGATTAGTTCATTATAACTTTTGCACCTTACCCAAAAGGCAATTTGCCCCTTCATATGAATCAAGAcgccaaaaccaggacaggataaataaaactgttttataCGGAACTCccaggaaatattttgctgaacaGTCTAAACCTGAGCATCCTTTACTCCAAGGAAAGCTACAAACAGAACCAGACTACCTCGAagttctggaaaaacaaactgcAATCAGTCAGCTGTGA